In a genomic window of Erigeron canadensis isolate Cc75 chromosome 5, C_canadensis_v1, whole genome shotgun sequence:
- the LOC122601458 gene encoding subtilisin-like protease SBT1.7, with amino-acid sequence MPQSMNIRFISFLFTFIIILIVSSPSSASDDYQAYIVLMDKSMMPSPFSNHHNWYTSVLSSLSDGVPAKHLYTYNHVMDGFSAVLTKKQLIQLEKTPGHLATFEEKVGEAHTTHTPKYLGLRKHVGLWPVSGFGEDMIIGILDTGIWPESESFHDRGMSEVPSRWRGTCEGEGFCNKKLIGARSFSEGMKHRKENISKTDDYDSPRDYEGHGTHTSSTAAGSRVANADYFGYAKGTATGIAPNARLAMYKVLFLDNSYDAAASDTLAGMDQAIEDGVDLMSLSLGFIETRFSQNPIAIGAFAAMEKGIFVSCSAGNAGPHRYTITNGAPWITTVGAGTIDRKLAAFVTPSDQKYGTLIGKSIYPENLLVERVPIYYGYGNTSKETCDYLDPKDVKGKYVFCETDYGITLEDFETSGAIGVITSSDQGNFLRPKDFNLPFVVLDTKVADSLKKYIINTKNASISVKYGEAVLGVKPAPQVADFSSRGPDQRSPWILKPDLLAPGVDILAAWAPNRQSATIGDDYLLTDYNVVSGTSMACPHVAGIAALLKSAHKDWSPAAIRSAMMTTADILDNNKSTIFDMTTAEQGNPLDFGAGQVNPNKAMDPGLVYDVKPEDYINYLCALNYTRNEIRIISKKSAFDCANATLDLNYPSFILVLNNTNMTRVTFERVLKNVAETSSSTYRAMVQTPATGMNVVVEPTTIFFKGKYSTAKFKVTVDVDITHVPPTYAGYYGNSGYLSWYEVNGTRVVRSPIVSALAP; translated from the coding sequence ATGCCACAGTCTATGAATATTAGAttcatatcttttcttttcactttcataattatattaattgtgTCATCACCATCATCTGCATCAGATGATTATCAAGCTTATATTGTTCTTATGGACAAATCAATGATGCCATCTCCTTTTTCTAATCACCATAACTGGTACACTTCTGTACTTTCATCTCTTTCGGATGGAGTTCCCGCAAAGCATCTGTACACGTATAACCATGTCATGGACGGGTTTAGTGCGGTCCTAACCAAAAAACAACTAATACAGCTTGAGAAAACTCCCGGCCATCTTGCTACGTTTGAGGAGAAAGTTGGAGAGGCTCACACGACGCATACACCTAAGTATTTGGGACTAAGGAAACATGTTGGATTATGGCCCGTTTCTGGGTTTGGTGAAGATATGATTATTGGCATACTTGACACTGGCATTTGGCCCGAAAGTGAGAGTTTTCATGACAGAGGGATGTCAGAAGTCCCTTCTCGTTGGCGTGGAACTTGTGAAGGTGAAGGTTTTTGTAACAAGAAACTAATCGGTGCACGTTCGTTCAGTGAAGGAATGAAACACCGAAAGGAGAACATTTCAAAAACAGATGACTATGATTCTCCTAGAGATTACGAAGGACATGGGACCCATACGTCGTCAACAGCAGCTGGCAGTCGCGTAGCAAATGCTGATTATTTTGGGTATGCAAAGGGGACAGCCACAGGAATAGCACCAAACGCTCGGTTAGCCATGTACAAAGTGTTGTTCCTTGACAACTCATATGATGCTGCAGCAAGTGACACATTGGCCGGAATGGATCAAGCTATAGAAGATGGCGTGGATCTGATGTCGTTATCATTAGGCTTTATCGAGACAAGATTTTCTCAAAATCCTATTGCAATTGGAGCATTTGCAGCTATGGAAAAAGGGATCTTTGTATCTTGTTCAGCAGGGAATGCTGGCCCACATCGTTACACAATCACTAATGGAGCTCCTTGGATTACAACTGTTGGTGCAGGAACCATAGACCGTAAATTAGCAGCATTCGTGACACCAAGTGATCAAAAGTATGGAACCCTAATTGGGAAATCGATTTACCCCGAAAATCTTTTGGTAGAAAGGGTCCCTATCTACTATGGATATGGAAACACAAGCAAAGAAACTTGTGACtatcttgatccgaaagatgttAAAGGAAAGTATGTTTTTTGTGAAACTGATTATGGCATAACACTTGAAGATTTTGAAACCAGTGGAGCTATTGGAGTTATTACGAGTTCCGACCAAGGAAACTTTCTACGACCAAAAGACTTCAATTTGCCATTCGTCGTTCTGGACACCAAGGTGGCAGATtcgttaaaaaaatacataattaacacaaaaaacgcAAGTATCAGTGTAAAGTACGGTGAAGCTGTTTTGGGAGTTAAGCCAGCTCCTCAAGTTGCAGACTTTTCATCAAGAGGACCTGACCAGAGATCTCCATGGATCCTAAAACCCGATCTTTTGGCTCCTGGAGTCGATATCTTGGCTGCATGGGCACCAAATAGACAAAGTGCAACAATTGGAGATGATTATTTGCTTACTGATTACAATGTTGTATCTGGGACATCAATGGCTTGTCCACATGTAGCAGGCATAGCTGCCTTATTGAAATCAGCCCATAAGGACTGGAGTCCAGCTGCAATTCGGTCTGCAATGATGACGACAGCTGATATTCTCGACAATAATAAAAGCACAATCTTTGACATGACTACTGCAGAACAAGGTAACCCTCTAGATTTTGGTGCAGGTCAAGTTAACCCAAACAAAGCCATGGATCCTGGTCTAGTTTACGACGTTAAACCTGAAGACTACATCAACTATCTGTGTGCATTGAACTACACAAGAAATGAGATAAGGATCATTTCAAAGAAATCGGCTTTTGATTGTGCAAATGCAACCCTTGATCTTAACTACCCATCATTCATTCTAGTTTTGAACAATACAAACATGACCCGTGTCACCTTTGAAAGGGTGTTAAAGAATGTAGCAGAGACATCAAGTTCTACGTATCGAGCCATGGTGCAAACTCCTGCAACAGGTATGAACGTTGTCGTGGAGCCTACAACGATCTTTTTCAAAGGGAAGTATAGTACGGCTAAGTTTAAGGTTACAGTCGACGTTGACATAACTCATGTCCCTCCAACCTATGCCGGATATTATGGTAATTCTGGATATCTAAGCTGGTACGAGGTGAACGGAACTCGTGTTGTTCGAAGTCCCATTGTATCTGCACTCGCACCCTGA